The following are encoded in a window of Roseibaca calidilacus genomic DNA:
- a CDS encoding efflux RND transporter permease subunit → MIRWFTGHPTAGNLLLLLILAAGAFAAPGLLRETFPDFRAVEAEITVPYRGAAAEDVEAAICAPLWDGVQGVEGLETLTCTAQTGRARAVATMAPGNDALRFVNSLRTEVSAIDSFPDRADPAVVRELHRSDPVTSVAISGELPLGELDLYADALSDRLTALPGVARVTRGGLGARTLSITPDRAVLDSHGLTPAALAAAIAAQNIDLPAGTLEGPGADLTLRFTAERDTAITLATIPVLVLPNGATLTLGDVAVIEERFEPPQDRAFVDGTPAIVIDVAKSLDADALRVLDGVAALVADEAARLPDTIMVEVLQDVTSIIRDRLVMLVQNGVIGLVLVVAVMSLFFRPGFAIWAAMGLPVAFAGAFVWMALTGLSLNMMTLVALLMAIGIVMDDSIVIADSIAVHAAKGATMDTVAAGVAAVTPGVVSSFLTTLAVFLPLAFLAGELGAVLEVLPVVLLAALAASLIEAFFILPHHLKGGMKDTAPSRFRTRFDAGFDSLRERGVGRLADAAIRWRWLVAGLAIGALILTVGALGGGVVKREAMPEIDGDVLEARLMLPAGTPLSRTTEAVAQVEAALDRVNARLTPEQPEAQPLVIRRITRMGRNLSSGESGAHVATVAVDLLGAETRSSTLDDIVTLWREEIGPLPGVSSLILTEPGIGPQGIAVELRLTHPDLATLEAAGRATLAELETYAGVRNAILDLRPGAPELRLSLSPGAEALGLTATDVAGQLRAAFLGTQLTEIRRGDLAWDLEVRLADGDRATRADLSVFEIALPGGGTVPLSSIAEVIEARGWGTITRRNGLRTLTVAADVDGRIGNADAITARLAAGFLPDLVAATPGLTFDIGGQAANSAETVASILRGFLIGLVGIYLVLSFQFRSYIEPLIVMITIPLAFLGVIWGHVLMGYNISMPSLVGAASLAGIVVNNAILLVGVINARRVEGLSAALAAGEAVRSRFRPIFVSVSTTIMGMAPLLLETSTQAQTLKPLVISVVFGLLAATVLILLVLPAFYAALEDVRPRKQNNSAGNEGH, encoded by the coding sequence ATGATCCGCTGGTTCACCGGCCACCCGACGGCGGGCAACCTCCTGCTCTTGCTGATCCTTGCCGCGGGCGCTTTCGCGGCCCCCGGCCTCCTGCGCGAGACCTTCCCCGATTTCCGCGCCGTCGAGGCCGAGATCACCGTGCCCTATCGCGGTGCTGCCGCCGAGGATGTGGAGGCCGCGATCTGCGCACCGCTCTGGGACGGGGTGCAGGGTGTCGAGGGGCTCGAGACACTCACCTGCACCGCGCAGACCGGCCGCGCCCGCGCCGTGGCGACCATGGCGCCGGGCAATGACGCACTGCGCTTCGTCAATTCGCTGCGGACAGAGGTTTCGGCCATCGACAGCTTTCCCGACCGCGCCGATCCTGCCGTGGTGCGCGAGCTGCACCGCTCCGATCCCGTCACATCAGTCGCCATCTCGGGCGAGTTGCCGCTGGGCGAGTTGGATCTTTACGCCGACGCCCTGTCGGACCGCCTGACCGCCCTGCCGGGTGTCGCCCGCGTGACGCGCGGGGGTCTGGGTGCCCGGACACTGTCCATCACGCCGGACCGCGCCGTGCTGGACAGCCACGGCCTGACGCCTGCCGCATTGGCCGCCGCCATCGCCGCGCAGAACATCGATCTGCCCGCCGGAACGCTGGAGGGTCCGGGCGCTGACCTGACCCTGCGCTTCACCGCCGAGCGCGATACGGCAATCACCCTTGCGACCATCCCCGTGCTGGTTTTGCCGAATGGCGCCACCCTGACACTGGGTGACGTGGCAGTGATCGAGGAACGCTTCGAGCCGCCGCAGGACCGCGCCTTTGTCGATGGCACCCCGGCCATCGTGATCGACGTGGCGAAGTCACTTGATGCCGACGCACTGCGCGTGCTCGACGGGGTCGCGGCGCTGGTGGCCGACGAGGCCGCACGCCTGCCCGACACGATCATGGTCGAGGTGCTGCAGGACGTTACATCCATCATCCGCGACCGGCTGGTGATGTTGGTGCAGAACGGGGTAATCGGCCTTGTGCTGGTCGTCGCTGTCATGAGCCTGTTCTTCCGCCCCGGTTTCGCAATCTGGGCTGCGATGGGCCTGCCCGTGGCCTTTGCTGGGGCCTTCGTCTGGATGGCGCTGACAGGGCTCAGCCTGAACATGATGACGCTGGTGGCGCTTTTGATGGCGATCGGGATCGTTATGGACGACTCCATCGTGATCGCGGATTCCATTGCGGTGCATGCCGCCAAGGGTGCCACTATGGACACCGTGGCGGCAGGCGTTGCCGCCGTGACGCCCGGCGTCGTCTCATCTTTCCTGACCACGTTGGCGGTCTTCCTGCCCTTGGCCTTTCTGGCAGGCGAGTTGGGTGCCGTGCTCGAGGTTCTGCCGGTCGTGTTGCTGGCTGCGCTCGCCGCGTCGCTGATCGAGGCCTTTTTCATCCTGCCCCATCACCTGAAAGGCGGGATGAAGGACACCGCCCCGTCCCGCTTCCGCACGCGCTTCGATGCAGGCTTCGACAGCTTGCGCGAGCGGGGCGTGGGCCGTCTTGCCGATGCCGCGATCCGCTGGCGCTGGCTGGTTGCGGGGCTGGCCATCGGGGCCTTGATCCTGACCGTAGGTGCCCTGGGCGGCGGCGTGGTCAAGCGCGAGGCGATGCCCGAGATCGACGGCGACGTGCTAGAGGCGCGGCTGATGCTGCCTGCTGGCACACCGCTTTCGCGCACGACCGAGGCCGTCGCACAGGTCGAGGCCGCGCTTGACCGCGTGAACGCCCGCCTGACCCCCGAACAGCCCGAGGCACAACCGCTTGTCATCCGCCGCATCACGCGCATGGGCCGCAACCTCTCGTCAGGCGAGAGCGGTGCCCATGTAGCCACCGTCGCGGTGGACCTTCTGGGGGCCGAGACACGCAGCAGCACGCTGGACGATATCGTCACCCTCTGGCGCGAAGAAATAGGCCCCCTGCCCGGTGTTTCCTCGCTGATCCTGACCGAGCCGGGGATCGGCCCGCAAGGCATTGCGGTCGAGCTGCGCCTGACCCATCCCGATCTCGCCACGCTTGAGGCGGCAGGTCGCGCCACACTGGCCGAGCTGGAAACCTATGCCGGTGTGCGCAACGCGATCCTCGACCTGCGTCCGGGTGCGCCCGAGTTGCGACTGAGCCTGTCGCCGGGGGCCGAGGCCCTTGGGCTGACCGCCACGGATGTGGCAGGCCAGCTCCGTGCTGCCTTCCTTGGAACGCAGCTTACCGAAATCCGGCGGGGCGATCTCGCTTGGGATCTTGAGGTGCGGCTGGCTGATGGTGATCGCGCCACCCGCGCTGACCTGAGCGTCTTCGAGATCGCCCTGCCCGGCGGCGGCACGGTGCCGCTCTCCAGCATCGCGGAAGTCATTGAAGCACGCGGCTGGGGAACGATCACGCGCCGCAATGGCTTGCGCACGCTGACCGTTGCGGCCGATGTGGACGGTCGCATCGGCAATGCCGACGCCATTACCGCACGGCTGGCCGCAGGTTTCTTGCCTGACCTTGTCGCCGCCACCCCCGGCCTGACCTTTGACATCGGCGGCCAAGCCGCCAATTCGGCGGAAACCGTCGCCTCGATCCTGCGCGGGTTCCTGATCGGGCTTGTGGGCATCTACCTTGTGCTCAGCTTCCAGTTCCGAAGCTATATCGAGCCACTGATCGTGATGATCACCATTCCGCTGGCGTTTCTGGGTGTGATCTGGGGCCATGTCCTGATGGGCTACAACATCTCCATGCCGTCGCTGGTGGGCGCAGCGTCGCTTGCGGGCATCGTGGTGAACAACGCCATCCTGCTGGTCGGCGTCATCAACGCCCGCCGCGTCGAGGGACTGTCCGCTGCACTGGCTGCCGGAGAGGCCGTACGGTCGCGGTTTCGCCCGATCTTCGTCTCGGTCTCGACCACGATCATGGGCATGGCGCCCTTGCTGCTGGAAACATCGACCCAGGCCCAGACGCTCAAGCCGCTGGTGATCTCGGTTGTCTTCGGGTTGCTGGCGGCAACGGTCCTGATCCTGTTGGTGTTGCCCGCATTCTACGCAGCGCTTGAGGATGTTCGGCCAAGAAAACAGAACAATTCAGCGGGCAACGAAGGTCACTGA
- a CDS encoding efflux RND transporter periplasmic adaptor subunit, with protein MRLAPLLAVPPIALGIAAAVWMIASAPGPAQIDGRAPALPVRVMTVAVEDIRPTATAWGNLRAADSWVAVAEVQGEVIWRHPDLEPGRLIPEGTEVLRIDPADYQLALAQSQADLAALAAESAQLTAEAANTARILDLERARLALAEADLTRTRTLAEQGTVPQSRVDEAERATLLARRTVAELENAMALIPPREARIVAQVARTQAAIDRARRSLDRTVLTSPFDLRVTEVNAERFQTVAPGQVVIRGDGIAAAEVVAHLPIDSFRRLIGDAIEDMTLADMMRDGPSALIEVTLSPLSDPTQIWTARVARIEGALDARARTVPVVVSVDDPYEGADPPRRLPLVPNTQVQIGFSGAPMSGLIAIPEAALHGGMVRILGPDDRLDLRPVTAAFAQEGRVVITDGLSPGDRMVIDDIAPALPGMALTPVEAAQ; from the coding sequence ATGCGCCTCGCCCCCCTCCTTGCCGTGCCGCCTATAGCTCTTGGGATCGCCGCAGCGGTCTGGATGATCGCCTCGGCCCCCGGCCCCGCGCAGATTGACGGGCGCGCGCCCGCCCTGCCCGTCCGGGTAATGACCGTCGCGGTTGAGGATATCCGCCCGACCGCCACGGCCTGGGGCAACCTGCGCGCCGCCGACAGTTGGGTCGCGGTGGCCGAGGTACAAGGTGAGGTGATCTGGCGCCATCCCGATCTAGAACCAGGTCGCCTGATCCCCGAGGGGACCGAGGTGTTGCGGATCGACCCCGCCGATTACCAACTGGCGCTCGCGCAGTCTCAGGCCGATCTGGCGGCGCTTGCCGCCGAAAGCGCACAACTGACCGCCGAGGCGGCCAACACGGCCCGCATCCTGGATCTGGAACGCGCGCGCCTCGCGCTGGCCGAGGCCGATCTGACGCGCACCCGGACATTGGCCGAACAGGGCACCGTCCCGCAATCGCGCGTCGACGAGGCCGAGCGTGCCACGCTTCTAGCCCGCCGGACGGTCGCGGAACTGGAAAACGCGATGGCACTGATCCCGCCCCGCGAGGCGCGGATCGTGGCACAGGTCGCGCGGACACAAGCAGCCATCGACCGTGCGCGCCGGTCGCTGGACCGCACTGTGCTGACGTCCCCCTTCGATCTGCGCGTGACCGAGGTGAACGCAGAGCGTTTCCAGACCGTCGCCCCCGGTCAGGTCGTGATCCGCGGCGACGGGATCGCGGCGGCCGAGGTCGTGGCGCATCTGCCGATCGACAGCTTTCGCCGCCTGATCGGAGATGCAATAGAGGACATGACCCTCGCCGACATGATGCGCGATGGCCCGTCTGCATTGATCGAGGTGACGCTCAGCCCGCTTTCCGACCCGACGCAGATCTGGACCGCTCGTGTGGCCCGGATCGAGGGCGCGCTGGATGCCCGCGCACGCACCGTGCCAGTCGTGGTCAGTGTTGATGATCCCTATGAGGGCGCGGACCCGCCTCGACGTTTGCCACTGGTGCCCAACACACAGGTGCAGATCGGCTTTTCGGGCGCTCCCATGTCAGGCCTCATTGCGATCCCCGAGGCAGCATTGCATGGCGGCATGGTGCGTATCCTTGGACCCGACGACCGGCTGGATTTGCGCCCAGTCACCGCCGCCTTCGCGCAAGAGGGCCGCGTTGTCATTACAGACGGCCTGTCCCCCGGCGACCGCATGGTGATCGACGACATCGCCCCGGCCCTGCCCGGCATGGCCCTGACCCCGGTCGAGGCCGCACAATGA
- a CDS encoding cytochrome b: MHVTTAPTGYSRLQIALHWLVFALIAQQYIFKDAMSAAWDRITDGLEAGFDPLVLAHVAGGALVMIFALWRLTLRARRGVPPAIEASKVQSILAKLTHVGLYALMILMPLSGSVAWFGGVEAAAQGHNVLKIVLLALVALHVVGALYHQFVLRDGTLARMRRAQG; this comes from the coding sequence ATGCACGTCACAACCGCCCCCACCGGCTATTCCCGCCTGCAGATCGCGCTGCATTGGCTCGTCTTCGCGCTGATCGCGCAGCAATACATCTTCAAGGACGCGATGTCGGCCGCATGGGACCGCATCACCGATGGGCTGGAGGCCGGGTTCGACCCGCTCGTGCTGGCCCATGTGGCGGGCGGCGCGCTGGTGATGATCTTCGCGCTGTGGCGGCTGACCCTGCGCGCCCGGCGTGGGGTGCCCCCGGCCATCGAAGCCAGCAAGGTACAAAGCATTCTCGCAAAGCTCACCCATGTCGGGCTTTACGCGCTGATGATCCTGATGCCACTCAGCGGGTCCGTCGCGTGGTTCGGCGGGGTCGAGGCCGCAGCACAGGGCCACAATGTGTTGAAGATTGTGCTGCTGGCATTGGTCGCCCTGCATGTGGTCGGCGCGCTCTACCACCAATTCGTGTTGCGTGACGGGACGCTGGCGCGGATGCGCCGGGCACAGGGTTGA
- a CDS encoding TetR/AcrR family transcriptional regulator has product MSDRQSAQDRKAQIVVEVLRLADEIGPDRLSTTDVARAIGISQPAIFRHFPTKGALWLAVAEDIADRLQCDWAAAEAGASGPHARLKALIGAQLTAISRTPALPSILFSRELQVDNEALRDVFRGLLAGFQSRLVAVIRHLQAEGDLRRDVSPEDVAILLTSLVQGVAIRWTLGARGFSLVREGLRLFDVQMTLLTAQEGVFDEETK; this is encoded by the coding sequence ATGTCTGATCGTCAAAGCGCGCAAGACCGTAAGGCGCAGATCGTGGTCGAGGTACTGCGACTGGCCGATGAGATCGGGCCTGACCGTCTGAGCACTACGGATGTTGCGCGCGCCATAGGCATCAGCCAGCCTGCGATTTTCAGACATTTCCCAACGAAGGGCGCGCTCTGGTTGGCGGTGGCCGAGGATATCGCGGACCGGTTGCAGTGTGATTGGGCCGCAGCCGAGGCCGGGGCCAGTGGGCCGCACGCACGCCTGAAGGCGCTGATCGGAGCGCAACTGACGGCCATATCCAGAACGCCTGCGCTGCCGTCGATCCTGTTCTCGCGCGAGTTGCAGGTGGACAATGAAGCCCTGCGCGACGTGTTCCGGGGGCTACTGGCGGGGTTTCAGAGCCGCCTTGTTGCCGTGATCCGTCATCTTCAGGCTGAGGGCGACCTGCGCCGTGACGTCAGCCCGGAGGATGTCGCCATCCTGCTGACGTCGCTGGTGCAAGGTGTCGCCATCCGCTGGACGCTCGGCGCGCGGGGTTTTTCCCTGGTCCGTGAGGGGCTGCGACTGTTCGACGTGCAGATGACGCTACTGACAGCTCAGGAGGGCGTTTTCGATGAAGAAACAAAGTAA
- a CDS encoding RrF2 family transcriptional regulator produces MRLTSFTDYGLRVLMRMAGTPDRAFTAADLAAEFRISRNHLAKVISALAAAGLLETRRGGGGGAMLARAPADIRLGDVVAILEADQALVECFAAGAHACTLTPHCRLKARLAHAEAAFIDDLNRSTLADCVYRPESA; encoded by the coding sequence ATGCGCCTCACTTCCTTCACAGATTACGGGCTGCGCGTGCTGATGCGCATGGCGGGCACACCTGACCGCGCCTTCACGGCTGCCGACCTTGCCGCCGAGTTCCGTATCTCGCGCAACCATCTGGCCAAGGTGATCTCGGCGCTTGCCGCAGCAGGTCTTCTGGAAACCCGGCGCGGCGGCGGGGGCGGAGCGATGCTGGCCCGCGCGCCTGCGGACATCCGCTTGGGCGATGTGGTAGCGATCCTCGAGGCCGATCAGGCGCTGGTGGAGTGCTTTGCCGCCGGGGCCCACGCCTGCACACTGACCCCGCACTGCCGGTTGAAGGCGCGGCTGGCCCATGCCGAGGCGGCCTTCATCGATGACCTGAACCGCAGCACTCTGGCCGATTGCGTCTATCGACCGGAAAGCGCCTGA
- a CDS encoding hemerythrin domain-containing protein: MDDDATAAVPQETGALIDHILTNYHAMHRADLASLIPLASRVEQVHADDPDAPKGLAHALTMLEREMEDHMTKEEMILFPAMRAGGGAGIEHPIAVMRADHDDHAGSISLIRKLTGDLTPPEHACGSWRSLYGGTATLLNELADHIALENDVLFPRFESAR, encoded by the coding sequence ATGGACGACGATGCCACCGCCGCAGTGCCGCAGGAAACCGGCGCCCTCATCGATCACATTCTGACCAACTATCACGCCATGCACAGGGCCGACCTCGCATCGCTGATCCCTCTTGCGAGCCGTGTCGAACAGGTTCACGCCGATGATCCTGACGCCCCCAAGGGGCTTGCCCATGCCCTGACCATGCTGGAGCGCGAGATGGAAGATCACATGACCAAGGAAGAAATGATCCTGTTTCCGGCGATGCGCGCGGGTGGCGGGGCGGGCATCGAACACCCCATTGCGGTCATGCGCGCCGACCATGACGATCACGCCGGATCCATCTCGCTGATCCGCAAGCTGACAGGCGATCTTACACCGCCCGAACACGCCTGCGGGTCCTGGCGGTCGCTTTATGGCGGCACGGCGACGCTGCTCAATGAACTGGCCGATCACATCGCGCTGGAGAACGACGTCCTCTTTCCCCGGTTCGAGTCTGCAAGATGA
- a CDS encoding 5-formyltetrahydrofolate cyclo-ligase, with protein sequence MTKDGTYASPPCMAAEVCPSYFDPLGADPEQGRDVARWRRAERARLAGLREGLGQAGRAQGSDRIAGHLGRVLSDRGVGRGCVLSGYWPIKGEPDLRPALANLHHAGVTIALPVVETRAAPLVFRRWTPETKLVRGDWNIPAPPPEADELTPETALAPCLGWDKACFRLGWGGGYFDRTLAALVPRPLTIGIALFAARLPTIFPQPHDIPLDLILTEDGVAATSAEARTDR encoded by the coding sequence ATGACCAAGGACGGGACATATGCCTCGCCGCCCTGCATGGCGGCAGAGGTTTGCCCTTCGTATTTCGACCCGCTTGGCGCTGATCCCGAGCAGGGGCGCGATGTTGCACGCTGGCGCCGGGCCGAACGGGCACGGCTTGCCGGGCTGCGGGAGGGCCTCGGACAAGCTGGGCGGGCGCAGGGCTCGGACAGGATCGCGGGGCATCTGGGGAGGGTGCTGAGCGACCGCGGGGTGGGGCGCGGATGCGTCCTGTCCGGCTACTGGCCGATCAAGGGGGAACCCGACCTGCGCCCTGCCCTGGCCAATCTGCACCACGCGGGGGTGACCATCGCCCTGCCAGTCGTCGAGACCCGCGCGGCCCCGCTGGTGTTTCGCCGATGGACGCCCGAAACGAAACTGGTGCGCGGCGACTGGAACATCCCGGCTCCCCCACCTGAGGCCGACGAACTGACGCCCGAGACCGCGCTCGCTCCTTGTCTCGGTTGGGACAAGGCATGTTTCCGGCTTGGTTGGGGCGGCGGCTATTTCGACCGGACGCTGGCCGCGCTGGTGCCGCGCCCTCTGACCATCGGCATCGCCCTTTTCGCCGCGCGTCTGCCGACGATCTTTCCGCAACCCCATGACATCCCGCTCGACCTGATCCTGACCGAGGACGGCGTCGCGGCAACGAGTGCAGAAGCAAGGACAGACAGATGA
- a CDS encoding NnrS family protein — MTTTTEQMRAWTGPAILTFGFRPFFFGAAVWAVLAMALWVPMLSGYLMLPTTFDPVSWHAHEFLFGYLGAVVAGFLLTAVPNWTGRLPIVGWRLGMLAGLWLVGRVAVAVSAGLPDVLVAVADLAFPVVFAALIAREIVAGKNWRNLVVLAMLGVFILGNAFFHWEAAKGGYAAQGYGLRLGLGAGIMMIAVIGGRVVPSFTRNWLVKRRGKVLPVAPMQSFDKVVLVVLALALLLWFALPFGALTGAALALAGVLHALRLARWAGHRTFAEPLVTVLHAGYAFVPLGALALAAEILAPGSFGMAGAQHFWMAGAVGLMTLAVMTRATLGHTGQELRAGAGTVTIYLALILSVFARVAGGVWPEFSGLLNTVAGLFWILAFGGFAVLYGALLLRLPAAKRI; from the coding sequence ATGACGACCACGACCGAGCAGATGCGCGCCTGGACCGGCCCTGCGATCCTGACCTTCGGGTTCCGCCCGTTCTTTTTCGGCGCAGCAGTCTGGGCCGTGCTGGCGATGGCGCTCTGGGTGCCGATGCTGTCGGGATACCTGATGCTTCCCACCACGTTTGACCCCGTTTCCTGGCACGCGCATGAATTCCTGTTCGGCTATCTGGGCGCCGTCGTCGCGGGGTTCCTCTTGACCGCTGTGCCGAACTGGACCGGGCGCTTGCCGATCGTCGGCTGGCGGTTGGGGATGCTTGCCGGCCTTTGGCTGGTGGGGCGTGTGGCGGTTGCGGTCTCAGCCGGTTTGCCAGATGTGTTGGTGGCCGTGGCCGATCTGGCGTTTCCGGTTGTCTTTGCGGCTCTCATCGCGCGCGAGATCGTGGCGGGCAAGAACTGGCGCAATCTGGTCGTGCTGGCGATGCTGGGGGTCTTCATTCTTGGCAACGCCTTTTTCCATTGGGAAGCGGCAAAGGGCGGTTACGCGGCGCAAGGCTACGGCCTGCGTCTGGGCCTTGGCGCGGGCATCATGATGATCGCCGTGATCGGTGGCCGTGTAGTGCCGTCCTTCACCCGCAACTGGCTTGTGAAACGGCGCGGCAAAGTCCTGCCCGTGGCGCCGATGCAGTCCTTCGACAAGGTGGTGCTGGTGGTGCTGGCACTGGCGCTGTTGCTCTGGTTCGCCCTGCCGTTTGGGGCTTTGACCGGGGCGGCCCTTGCGCTGGCAGGCGTCTTGCACGCGCTGCGACTGGCCCGTTGGGCGGGGCATCGGACCTTTGCCGAACCGCTGGTGACGGTGCTGCATGCGGGCTATGCTTTTGTGCCGCTGGGGGCCTTGGCGCTGGCCGCGGAAATATTGGCTCCGGGGTCCTTCGGGATGGCAGGTGCGCAGCATTTCTGGATGGCCGGTGCGGTCGGGTTGATGACATTGGCCGTGATGACACGCGCCACGCTTGGCCATACCGGGCAGGAACTGAGAGCGGGGGCAGGGACCGTCACGATCTATCTGGCCCTGATCCTGTCCGTATTTGCGCGGGTCGCAGGCGGCGTATGGCCTGAATTCTCCGGCCTGTTGAACACTGTGGCGGGGCTGTTCTGGATCCTTGCTTTCGGCGGTTTCGCCGTCCTTTATGGTGCGCTTTTGCTGCGCCTGCCCGCCGCCAAACGTATCTGA
- a CDS encoding NnrU family protein has product MGCFEFSLAYVVFFLSHSLPVRPPLRPWLQARLGVSGFTLAYSALSLAALAWLIVAAGRAPHVTLWDWAPWQVHVPLTVMGPVCLILALSIGRPNPFSFGGARNDRFDPARPGIVRWSRHPLLAALALWAAAHILPNGDLAHVILFGTFAAFAILGGRLIDRRKRREMGADWQRLHLLVEEAPLLSWRLSGDILARLVAAVFLYATLLWAHPVLFGVSPLP; this is encoded by the coding sequence ATGGGATGCTTTGAGTTCTCCCTCGCCTATGTCGTCTTTTTCCTGTCGCATTCCTTGCCCGTGCGGCCGCCGCTCAGGCCCTGGCTTCAAGCGCGGCTTGGCGTTTCTGGCTTCACGCTGGCCTACTCCGCCCTGTCACTTGCGGCGCTGGCATGGCTGATAGTGGCGGCAGGCCGCGCGCCGCATGTGACCCTTTGGGATTGGGCGCCATGGCAGGTCCATGTGCCCCTGACGGTCATGGGACCGGTCTGCCTGATCCTTGCGCTCTCCATAGGGCGTCCAAACCCGTTCTCCTTCGGTGGCGCGCGCAACGACCGGTTCGATCCTGCGCGGCCCGGCATCGTCCGGTGGTCGCGTCACCCGCTGCTTGCTGCGCTGGCGCTTTGGGCGGCGGCCCATATCCTGCCGAACGGGGATCTCGCGCATGTGATCCTGTTCGGCACCTTTGCCGCCTTCGCCATTCTTGGCGGTCGTCTGATAGACCGCAGAAAACGTCGTGAGATGGGGGCGGATTGGCAGCGCCTGCACCTGTTGGTTGAAGAGGCACCGCTCCTGTCCTGGCGCTTGTCGGGAGATATTCTTGCGCGACTCGTAGCCGCTGTTTTTCTCTATGCGACGCTTCTCTGGGCGCATCCCGTCCTATTCGGCGTCAGCCCACTTCCGTGA
- a CDS encoding carboxymuconolactone decarboxylase family protein, translated as MTKSMPGAAGDLAEEYPDIWKAYAALGKASADCGPLTPRERRLVKLALAIGAGSEGAVHSHTRRAKSEGIEPAAMTQVAMLAIGPLGLPRAVAAKTWIEDIKE; from the coding sequence ATGACCAAATCCATGCCTGGCGCTGCCGGAGACCTCGCCGAAGAGTATCCTGATATCTGGAAGGCCTATGCCGCCTTGGGCAAGGCAAGCGCAGATTGTGGCCCGCTGACGCCCCGGGAAAGGCGTCTCGTGAAGCTCGCGCTTGCCATTGGCGCTGGATCCGAAGGCGCGGTGCACTCTCACACACGGCGCGCCAAATCAGAGGGGATCGAACCTGCAGCGATGACACAGGTCGCAATGCTGGCCATCGGTCCCCTCGGGTTGCCCCGCGCGGTAGCGGCCAAAACTTGGATCGAAGACATCAAAGAGTGA
- a CDS encoding helix-turn-helix domain-containing protein produces MPDSEYRDIRKLDLFSQMADAHFTALMRGAYVQNFPAQIELITEGEPSDFLHIVLSGSVDLFSAWNGRDTSMATVRPISTFILAATIKDAPYLMSARTLEKSRIALIPSQDVRAIFDADSDFARAIVTELAQCYRSVIKAQKDLKLRTSLERLANYLLRQQRHSGGGAAFELDFEKRRLASVLGMTPENLSRAFKGLQPYGVTVTGTRITIGDQADLERFAKPNPLIDDFTT; encoded by the coding sequence ATGCCCGATTCAGAATACCGGGATATTCGAAAGCTCGATCTCTTTTCGCAAATGGCGGATGCGCATTTCACGGCCCTTATGCGGGGTGCTTACGTGCAGAATTTCCCCGCTCAGATCGAATTGATCACTGAAGGTGAGCCGAGCGATTTTCTTCACATCGTCCTTTCGGGCTCGGTCGATCTATTCTCCGCCTGGAACGGCCGGGATACCAGCATGGCGACTGTTCGCCCGATCTCGACCTTCATTCTTGCCGCGACAATCAAGGACGCGCCCTATCTGATGTCGGCCCGCACGCTGGAAAAAAGCCGGATCGCGCTGATCCCCAGTCAGGATGTGCGCGCGATCTTCGACGCCGACAGCGACTTTGCCCGTGCGATCGTCACGGAACTGGCGCAGTGCTATCGCTCTGTCATCAAGGCGCAGAAGGATCTGAAACTCAGAACCTCGCTCGAGCGGCTCGCGAACTACCTGCTCAGGCAACAAAGGCACTCTGGCGGCGGGGCCGCGTTCGAGCTGGATTTCGAAAAGCGGCGCCTGGCCTCGGTGCTGGGCATGACCCCTGAAAACCTCAGCCGCGCCTTCAAGGGCCTGCAGCCCTACGGCGTGACAGTGACAGGCACCCGTATCACCATCGGGGACCAAGCAGATCTCGAGCGTTTCGCAAAACCCAACCCACTGATTGATGACTTTACAACGTGA
- a CDS encoding universal stress protein, whose product MEIMLAYDHSRNARIALDALRDMFGQIKPTITLVSVVEDVGSATSGADDLFNEQYATQKAGVEAAAAELMAEGFEARVVLAQGDARKMILRATEERKPDLLVMARHSHQPDDGPLGFIARRIDALVEEFDHMTFGSVSAFLARRAKCPILIIPTHVSASEMQAAQ is encoded by the coding sequence ATGGAGATAATGTTGGCCTATGACCATTCGCGCAACGCGCGGATTGCGCTGGACGCGCTCCGAGACATGTTTGGGCAAATCAAGCCTACGATCACTCTGGTCTCTGTGGTGGAAGATGTCGGCAGCGCCACATCCGGTGCGGACGATCTTTTCAACGAACAATATGCAACCCAGAAGGCCGGCGTCGAGGCTGCGGCTGCTGAATTGATGGCAGAGGGTTTCGAAGCCCGCGTGGTTCTGGCCCAGGGTGATGCACGCAAGATGATCCTGCGCGCAACCGAGGAACGCAAGCCTGACCTTCTGGTGATGGCGCGTCACAGCCACCAGCCGGATGACGGCCCGCTTGGCTTTATTGCCCGCCGCATCGACGCGCTGGTCGAGGAGTTCGATCACATGACTTTCGGTTCGGTTTCGGCATTCCTCGCGCGCCGTGCGAAATGCCCGATCCTCATCATCCCAACCCATGTTTCTGCATCCGAGATGCAGGCGGCCCAATAA